From the genome of Spirosomataceae bacterium TFI 002, one region includes:
- a CDS encoding putative hemolysin, translating into MEIIILFILIILNGVFSMSEIALISSRKTKLEIAAKNGEKGAQMALDLAMSPNRFLSTVQIGITLIAIFTGIYSGDRLGVYLEPVIASVPAMQPYSGTISLAIITIVITFLSLIFGELVPKRIGMAAPEKISKFMAGPMNVISTITLPFIWLLSKSSKGIFKLMGIKESDNSITEEEIKSMTREGATGGAIEEIEHEIVQNVFHLGDRKITSLMTNVNEVVYLDLDDTLEENRKKILDKRHSVFPVCRDGVNNIVGLLYSKDLLGRSLPTELKNLEARLRDPLIIPENNHSYQVLEKFQVERKHFGIIVDEYGSVQGVVTMNDILDALVGDISETNEFEFEIVEREDGSFLIDASLPFDEFLQEFEIEINNRKEYNGFDTMGGFALEILQEIPTTGDTFEWNGLKFEIVDMDKNRIDKILITKMEEKTKDDSIFED; encoded by the coding sequence ATGGAAATTATCATATTATTCATTTTGATCATTTTGAATGGGGTTTTTTCGATGTCAGAAATCGCCCTTATTTCTTCCAGAAAAACCAAACTTGAGATTGCCGCTAAAAATGGTGAGAAGGGAGCTCAGATGGCACTTGATCTTGCCATGTCGCCAAATAGATTTTTATCTACAGTTCAAATTGGCATAACTCTAATCGCAATCTTTACTGGTATTTACTCTGGTGATAGACTAGGTGTGTACCTTGAGCCTGTTATTGCATCAGTACCTGCAATGCAGCCTTACTCTGGAACAATCTCACTGGCAATCATTACAATTGTTATCACATTCCTTTCGCTCATTTTTGGGGAGTTGGTACCAAAGCGTATAGGTATGGCGGCTCCAGAGAAGATTAGTAAGTTCATGGCTGGCCCTATGAATGTTATTTCTACTATCACTTTGCCGTTTATTTGGCTGCTAAGCAAGTCAAGTAAGGGTATTTTTAAGTTGATGGGGATTAAAGAGTCTGACAACAGTATTACTGAAGAGGAAATAAAATCCATGACTCGTGAAGGAGCCACTGGTGGAGCAATTGAAGAAATAGAACACGAGATTGTTCAAAACGTATTTCACCTTGGAGATCGTAAGATTACATCTTTAATGACCAATGTGAACGAAGTCGTATATCTTGATCTTGACGATACTTTGGAAGAAAATCGTAAAAAGATTTTAGACAAAAGACACAGTGTTTTTCCTGTGTGTAGAGACGGCGTAAACAACATTGTAGGTTTACTATATAGCAAAGATTTATTGGGAAGGTCTTTACCAACTGAATTGAAAAATCTTGAGGCTCGATTGAGAGACCCACTTATTATTCCTGAGAACAACCATAGTTACCAAGTACTAGAGAAGTTTCAAGTGGAGCGTAAGCACTTTGGGATCATTGTAGACGAATACGGTAGCGTGCAAGGTGTTGTCACGATGAATGATATCTTAGATGCATTGGTAGGTGATATTTCGGAGACTAACGAATTTGAGTTTGAAATTGTAGAAAGGGAAGATGGAAGCTTTTTGATTGATGCTTCTTTGCCATTCGATGAGTTTTTGCAAGAGTTTGAGATAGAAATTAACAATAGGAAAGAATACAATGGCTTTGACACAATGGGTGGCTTTGCCCTCGAAATATTACAAGAAATTCCAACCACCGGTGATACTTTCGAGTGGAATGGTTTAAAGTTCGAAATTGTTGATATGGATAAGAACAGGATTGATAAAATCTTGATTACCAAAATGGAAGAGAAAACGAAAGACGACTCTATTTTTGAAGATTGA
- a CDS encoding ADP-ribose pyrophosphatase YjhB, NUDIX family, with amino-acid sequence MILFINDRPVRFKEQHELFELNEQYNEIDASVEKFSPLHLFGHVLIKNTPLSYIRSFYNHVKTLKRTHFDSITFIVPDKRKAKNLTKSFYTIVKAAGGIIKNDADELLMIHRLGKWDLPKGKMDKGEVPRQTAVREVEEECNIKVKLHGKACTSWHTYTFKGKSVLKQTKWYYMTCLDDSEMKPQQEEDIEDIQWMDSAKVEAAILNTYVSIIYVLTEGSVLKSNRIELF; translated from the coding sequence ATGATTCTATTTATCAATGATAGACCAGTTAGATTCAAAGAACAACACGAATTATTTGAATTAAATGAGCAGTATAATGAGATCGACGCATCCGTAGAAAAATTTAGCCCACTGCACCTATTTGGTCATGTTTTGATTAAAAACACGCCTTTATCGTACATTCGGAGCTTTTACAATCATGTAAAAACTTTAAAGAGAACCCACTTTGATTCTATCACTTTTATTGTTCCCGATAAGAGAAAAGCTAAAAACTTGACCAAGTCATTTTATACCATCGTGAAGGCTGCTGGTGGAATAATTAAAAATGATGCCGACGAACTTCTAATGATCCATCGCCTAGGAAAATGGGATTTACCTAAAGGAAAAATGGACAAAGGAGAAGTTCCTAGACAAACTGCGGTACGAGAAGTAGAGGAAGAGTGCAATATTAAAGTAAAATTACACGGCAAAGCATGCACTAGCTGGCACACCTATACTTTCAAAGGGAAAAGCGTCTTGAAACAAACTAAATGGTATTATATGACCTGTCTTGACGACAGCGAAATGAAGCCTCAGCAAGAAGAAGACATTGAAGATATTCAATGGATGGATTCCGCTAAGGTGGAAGCAGCCATATTGAACACCTACGTTTCAATTATCTATGTACTAACCGAAGGAAGTGTATTGAAATCAAATAGAATCGAGCTTTTCTAA
- a CDS encoding Phosphopantetheine adenylyltransferase — translation MKRIAFFPGSFDPFTKGHADIVNRGLKVFDEIIIGIGTNTTKKRYFPLEEMERIIANSFESDRVKVVKYNDLTATVAVRYGANFLLRGLRNTTDFEYENTISQVNRELVDGLETVFLITSPELAPISSTIVRELHSFGQDVSKYLPYPLEKLDSI, via the coding sequence ATGAAGAGAATCGCTTTTTTTCCTGGGTCATTTGATCCTTTCACCAAAGGTCACGCTGATATTGTTAATCGTGGGCTTAAGGTTTTTGATGAAATCATTATTGGTATAGGTACCAATACTACCAAGAAAAGGTATTTTCCACTGGAAGAAATGGAGCGTATCATTGCAAATTCATTTGAAAGTGACAGAGTCAAGGTAGTCAAGTATAACGACCTTACAGCTACTGTAGCGGTACGTTACGGTGCCAATTTTTTATTGAGGGGGCTAAGGAATACAACTGACTTTGAATATGAAAACACAATCTCTCAAGTAAATAGAGAGCTAGTGGATGGTTTGGAAACAGTGTTTTTAATTACTTCGCCAGAACTTGCACCTATCAGTAGCACCATTGTGAGAGAGTTGCATTCTTTTGGGCAAGATGTAAGCAAATATTTGCCCTATCCTTTAGAAAAGCTCGATTCTATTTGA
- a CDS encoding Sugar kinase of the NBD/HSP70 family, may contain an N-terminal HTH domain gives MIQSDYLWGVDLGGTKIEGIVIHKESGDILARERVPTESIHGYKHIISQITKLIDQLKEITGLSPLRVGFSTPGALDPTTQKHKNSNTTCMNDQYLKKDIEKALGIPIELANDANCFALAEATMGMVKEVAPDSTVVFGVILGTGVGGGVVVNGKVINGRHGIGGEWGHNVFYEDGEDCYCGKKGCNEGVFAGPALERYYLKISGKSKKLKDIAQDAENGIDEFATQTIDHLLQCFGKAVSYIVNVLDPDVIVLGGGVSNIQRLYVDGPKELSKWIFNNKKVETLILPPKLGDSAGVFGAAELVR, from the coding sequence ATGATACAAAGTGATTATTTATGGGGTGTGGATCTTGGTGGCACCAAAATAGAAGGTATTGTTATACACAAAGAAAGTGGGGATATTTTAGCTCGCGAAAGAGTCCCAACTGAATCCATCCATGGATATAAACACATTATAAGTCAAATCACTAAGTTAATAGATCAACTCAAAGAGATTACTGGACTTTCTCCACTAAGGGTAGGTTTTAGTACACCCGGAGCTCTTGACCCAACTACTCAAAAGCATAAAAACTCCAATACCACATGTATGAATGATCAATACCTTAAAAAGGATATTGAAAAAGCTCTAGGTATCCCGATCGAGTTAGCTAATGATGCCAATTGCTTTGCCCTTGCCGAGGCTACCATGGGAATGGTCAAAGAAGTGGCTCCAGACTCAACTGTTGTTTTTGGTGTTATACTAGGCACTGGTGTAGGTGGAGGAGTAGTAGTAAATGGTAAGGTAATTAATGGTCGTCATGGAATAGGCGGAGAATGGGGACACAATGTTTTCTATGAGGACGGTGAAGATTGCTATTGTGGTAAAAAAGGCTGTAATGAAGGTGTTTTTGCTGGACCAGCTTTGGAAAGGTACTATTTGAAAATTTCAGGAAAGTCCAAAAAACTTAAGGATATCGCCCAAGATGCTGAAAATGGTATTGACGAATTTGCAACCCAGACCATTGATCATCTTTTGCAATGTTTTGGAAAAGCAGTGTCATATATTGTCAATGTTTTGGACCCAGATGTTATAGTTTTGGGCGGAGGAGTAAGTAATATCCAAAGGCTATATGTGGATGGCCCAAAAGAACTTTCTAAATGGATTTTTAACAATAAAAAAGTAGAAACGCTTATTTTACCACCTAAGTTAGGCGATAGTGCTGGGGTATTTGGTGCAGCAGAACTGGTAAGATAA
- a CDS encoding HopJ type III effector protein: MLQSFLNKLKKTPNEVEFQEVISLIEEHYTFTPTEFQNGDVKNEVGQNSGSCKIFAFGLLNKLSKEDTLACFGDFYRKDVLENPDGDDHQNIRNFINYGWGGVKFKGEALALKA, translated from the coding sequence ATGCTCCAGTCATTTTTAAACAAACTCAAAAAGACTCCAAACGAAGTTGAGTTTCAGGAAGTAATTTCTCTAATAGAAGAACATTATACTTTCACTCCTACTGAATTTCAAAATGGAGATGTAAAAAACGAAGTTGGTCAGAACTCAGGTTCTTGTAAAATATTTGCTTTTGGCTTACTTAATAAGCTATCCAAAGAAGATACTTTAGCTTGTTTCGGTGATTTTTATAGAAAAGATGTTTTAGAGAACCCTGATGGTGATGACCATCAAAACATTCGCAATTTCATCAATTATGGATGGGGCGGTGTTAAGTTTAAAGGAGAAGCTTTAGCTTTAAAAGCATAA
- a CDS encoding Type I phosphodiesterase / nucleotide pyrophosphatase — MKHFSILLLSIYQLACVAQKPKKSVAAIAQPKVVVGIMVDQMRYDYLYRFYDKYSEGGFKRLMNDGFNCKNNHYHYASTVTGPGHAHVYTGSIPSFSGITGNEWYDKFTGESVYVVEDKSVESIGEETSSAGQMSPRNLRVSTITDQLNIATQFRSKIVGVAIKDRGAILPAGHTGDAYWYNSRTTKWISSSFYKEAVPNWVNDFNALELPQKYSEEMWTPLLPLDQYVETEEDDQPYENRINGEEKAVFPHRITPSGIASTPAGNTLTLEFALAAFENEQMGKDDITDFLAVSFSSPDYAGHAFGPQSKEIEDIYLRLDLDIQRLLNKMDAELGKGNYTVFLTADHGVAEIPAFLRKHEIPAGIFVSSEYKKPLDTALEAAFGAGNWILNVDNYQFFLNKPLMKEKGVSKAQILKIAQEVMLPKDGVYDVIDLEDVANESIPPYFKTLLSNIYHPKRSGELMLLLEPAWFTGYNRGTTHGTMYNYDTHVPLVFYGWGVKKGETAKPTYISDIAATMAQILNILEPNACVGTPVEDMFD, encoded by the coding sequence ATGAAACACTTCTCAATCTTACTTTTATCCATTTACCAATTGGCTTGCGTAGCTCAGAAACCTAAGAAGTCAGTAGCCGCAATAGCTCAACCGAAGGTAGTTGTTGGGATCATGGTGGATCAAATGCGTTACGATTATTTGTACCGTTTCTACGATAAGTATAGCGAGGGAGGTTTTAAAAGGTTAATGAATGATGGATTTAATTGCAAAAATAATCATTACCATTATGCAAGTACCGTTACGGGGCCTGGTCATGCACATGTATATACGGGCTCAATTCCTTCTTTTTCTGGAATAACAGGAAACGAATGGTACGATAAGTTTACAGGTGAAAGTGTATACGTTGTTGAAGATAAATCGGTGGAATCCATTGGTGAAGAAACTTCATCAGCAGGTCAAATGTCCCCAAGAAATTTAAGAGTATCTACCATTACAGATCAACTAAATATTGCCACTCAATTTAGGTCCAAAATAGTAGGTGTAGCCATAAAAGACAGAGGTGCCATATTGCCAGCAGGACACACTGGAGATGCTTATTGGTACAATAGTCGTACGACCAAATGGATTAGTAGTTCGTTTTACAAAGAGGCCGTTCCAAACTGGGTCAATGATTTTAATGCCTTGGAACTACCCCAAAAGTACAGCGAAGAAATGTGGACGCCGCTGTTACCATTAGACCAATATGTAGAAACAGAAGAAGATGATCAGCCGTACGAAAACCGAATCAATGGAGAAGAAAAAGCTGTATTTCCGCATAGAATTACCCCCAGTGGAATTGCATCAACTCCGGCAGGAAATACATTGACGTTGGAATTTGCTCTGGCAGCTTTCGAAAATGAGCAAATGGGGAAGGATGACATAACGGACTTTTTGGCCGTGAGTTTTTCCTCTCCCGATTATGCAGGACATGCCTTTGGCCCACAATCCAAAGAGATAGAAGACATTTATCTTCGCCTTGACTTAGACATTCAACGATTGCTCAACAAAATGGATGCCGAGCTAGGAAAAGGTAATTACACTGTTTTTCTTACTGCTGACCATGGAGTTGCCGAGATTCCTGCTTTTTTGAGAAAGCATGAGATTCCTGCTGGTATTTTTGTATCCAGTGAGTATAAAAAACCTCTTGATACAGCATTGGAAGCTGCATTTGGTGCAGGAAATTGGATTTTGAATGTAGATAATTATCAGTTTTTCTTGAATAAGCCTTTGATGAAAGAGAAAGGAGTAAGCAAAGCTCAAATTTTAAAAATTGCTCAGGAAGTGATGTTACCTAAAGATGGAGTTTACGACGTTATAGACCTAGAAGATGTAGCGAATGAATCAATTCCTCCTTATTTCAAAACCTTGCTTAGCAATATTTATCACCCGAAAAGAAGTGGAGAATTAATGTTGTTACTAGAGCCAGCTTGGTTTACTGGTTACAATAGAGGCACAACTCACGGTACCATGTACAATTACGATACCCATGTTCCCCTCGTATTTTATGGATGGGGAGTGAAAAAAGGAGAGACTGCTAAACCAACATATATTAGTGATATAGCAGCAACCATGGCACAAATACTAAACATTTTGGAGCCTAATGCTTGTGTGGGAACACCTGTAGAAGATATGTTTGATTAA
- a CDS encoding beta-carotene 3-hydroxylase yields MLLSLIIVLGTFIFMEGVAWFAHKYIMHGFGWAWHEDHHNHHSGFFERNDYYALVFSFVASTSIIYGNTHPDVWFLTPFGIGVTLYGVAYFVFHDIIVHRRVKIKFKAKSGYMKRIMNAHYVHHKVHTKEGAEAFGFLFAPNKYEVRKKSS; encoded by the coding sequence ATGTTGCTTAGTTTGATTATAGTTTTGGGAACATTCATATTTATGGAAGGTGTAGCATGGTTTGCTCACAAGTACATCATGCATGGCTTTGGTTGGGCATGGCACGAGGATCACCACAACCATCATAGTGGTTTTTTTGAGAGAAATGATTATTACGCTTTGGTTTTTAGCTTTGTTGCTTCTACGAGTATCATTTACGGAAACACGCATCCTGACGTGTGGTTTTTGACTCCTTTTGGTATTGGAGTTACACTTTATGGAGTTGCTTATTTTGTGTTTCACGACATCATTGTTCATAGAAGGGTTAAGATCAAGTTCAAAGCCAAATCTGGCTATATGAAACGGATTATGAACGCTCACTATGTCCACCATAAAGTACATACAAAAGAAGGTGCCGAGGCATTTGGTTTTCTATTTGCTCCCAACAAATATGAGGTTAGGAAAAAATCTTCCTAA
- a CDS encoding Phosphotransferase enzyme family protein, translating into MNKDHLVKVFIAFGLSENTISKPFGSGLINSTYLLEDGDKYILQKINTKVFTKPEIIAQNIRSCANYFESKGSKYQFIVPILTTNGNEYHESNGETWRLTPFVENSFTVDELNDPKEAYEAAKAVGKFAAETNGIEIENFGETIPRFHDLSYRYEEFLLSLKNGKTERIEEQKELIGSIKELSYICDTYEKIKSNPEIPIRIQHHDTKINNILFDKSTRKSVCLCDLDTVMPGYFISDLGDMMRTYLAAANEEVTDIDKVEVRPDFYKALIDGYLSEMETILTEAEKQYIFYAGEFLIYMQALRFMTDYLNGDIYYGIKYPENNLNRTKNQLKLLTEYQKLK; encoded by the coding sequence GTGAACAAAGATCATTTAGTTAAAGTCTTCATTGCCTTCGGTTTATCCGAAAACACGATTTCAAAGCCTTTTGGAAGTGGATTAATCAATTCTACATATTTGCTGGAGGATGGCGATAAGTATATACTTCAAAAAATAAATACAAAGGTTTTTACCAAGCCAGAAATAATAGCCCAAAACATAAGAAGTTGTGCCAATTATTTTGAGTCAAAAGGCTCAAAATATCAATTCATCGTACCTATTTTAACAACAAATGGCAACGAATACCATGAATCCAATGGTGAAACTTGGCGACTTACACCCTTTGTTGAAAACTCATTTACAGTTGATGAACTCAATGACCCTAAAGAGGCTTACGAAGCAGCAAAAGCTGTAGGTAAGTTTGCCGCGGAGACCAACGGTATCGAAATTGAGAATTTTGGCGAAACGATTCCGCGATTTCATGATTTAAGTTACCGCTATGAAGAGTTTTTGCTTTCTTTAAAAAATGGTAAAACTGAACGAATTGAAGAGCAAAAAGAGCTCATAGGCAGCATAAAAGAGCTCTCCTATATTTGTGATACGTACGAAAAGATAAAATCAAATCCAGAAATTCCTATTCGAATTCAACATCACGACACCAAAATCAACAACATCCTTTTTGATAAATCTACACGAAAAAGTGTATGTCTTTGCGACCTAGATACCGTAATGCCAGGTTATTTTATTTCCGACTTAGGAGATATGATGCGAACCTACCTTGCTGCTGCAAATGAGGAAGTTACTGATATTGACAAAGTTGAGGTGAGACCCGATTTTTACAAGGCTTTAATTGACGGCTATCTGTCGGAAATGGAGACAATACTCACAGAAGCTGAGAAACAGTATATTTTCTACGCTGGTGAATTTCTTATTTATATGCAGGCTTTGAGATTTATGACAGATTATCTCAACGGAGATATTTACTACGGAATAAAATATCCCGAAAACAACCTCAACAGAACTAAAAATCAACTCAAACTTCTTACCGAATATCAAAAACTTAAATAG
- a CDS encoding glycerate kinase, with protein sequence MKVYREFMNILIAPDKFKGSLSSLEVCEIIKNTILAKYPKYNVSTMPMADGGEGSLEVLSETLGAEEVKMFVKDSLFRTITASYLRKGNVAFIEMAAASGLQLIKESQRNPLYTTTYGTGQLIKHAVKNRVTEVYLFVGGSATNDAGMGMLQALGFQFLDANGEDLFGIGENMNAVTKIIKPENPLDFQLKVICDVENEFSGKNGAAYVYGPQKGANVEEVEILDQGLVNMAVRFREDLGKDISSIKGSGAAGGIAGGALAGLNTELLPGIETIMQLVDFDQKMKEIDLVITGEGKLDSQTLSGKLIAGVAHKLKENNIPLVVFCGKNELNDTELEVLGVQSTYALLDDKTTEIEAMNNAKDLLPKRVEEWLSI encoded by the coding sequence ATGAAAGTATATCGAGAATTTATGAATATTCTAATCGCTCCAGACAAATTTAAAGGCTCATTATCTTCTTTGGAGGTATGTGAAATCATTAAAAATACAATTTTAGCAAAGTATCCAAAGTATAATGTTTCCACTATGCCAATGGCCGATGGGGGAGAGGGTTCATTGGAGGTTTTGAGTGAAACACTTGGGGCGGAAGAAGTGAAAATGTTTGTAAAAGACTCACTCTTTAGAACCATTACCGCCTCTTACTTGAGAAAAGGAAATGTAGCCTTTATAGAAATGGCCGCAGCATCCGGCTTGCAATTAATCAAAGAGTCTCAAAGAAACCCGCTATACACCACTACATACGGAACTGGTCAATTGATCAAACATGCTGTAAAAAACAGAGTTACAGAGGTTTATTTGTTTGTTGGTGGCTCTGCCACAAATGATGCAGGAATGGGAATGCTTCAAGCATTAGGATTTCAGTTTTTGGATGCCAATGGAGAAGACCTTTTTGGAATAGGTGAAAATATGAATGCCGTAACTAAGATTATCAAACCTGAAAATCCATTGGACTTTCAACTCAAGGTAATTTGCGATGTTGAAAACGAGTTTAGTGGTAAAAATGGTGCAGCCTATGTTTATGGTCCACAAAAAGGGGCAAATGTCGAAGAAGTTGAAATATTGGATCAAGGCTTAGTAAATATGGCTGTTAGGTTTCGAGAAGACCTTGGTAAAGATATTTCAAGTATAAAAGGAAGTGGAGCAGCTGGAGGGATTGCTGGCGGAGCTTTGGCAGGGCTTAATACTGAGTTGTTACCCGGAATTGAAACGATAATGCAATTGGTTGATTTTGATCAAAAAATGAAAGAAATTGACCTAGTAATCACCGGAGAAGGAAAACTGGATTCTCAAACCTTGTCTGGTAAATTAATAGCAGGAGTGGCACACAAGTTAAAAGAGAACAATATTCCGCTTGTCGTTTTCTGCGGTAAAAACGAACTGAATGATACAGAATTGGAAGTCCTTGGAGTACAAAGTACTTACGCCCTTTTGGATGATAAAACTACAGAAATAGAAGCCATGAATAATGCTAAAGACCTACTCCCAAAAAGAGTAGAAGAATGGCTTTCTATTTAA
- a CDS encoding Mannose-6-phosphate isomerase, cupin superfamily has protein sequence MSIDFKAEVDKKIVFEGVQSFLDQYEYKVEKTDHNRPWGGFFVLDESQAPKFIKQFFPNFSLADFEGFDKLSPKILVVAPGKRLSWQYHHRRSEIWKLIGGVAGVIISDTDTETEILKLQIDDVIQLKCGERHRLIGTEAYGIVAEIWQHEDASNPSDEDDIVRVQDDFGR, from the coding sequence GTGAGCATAGATTTCAAGGCTGAAGTAGATAAGAAGATCGTTTTTGAAGGTGTACAATCCTTTTTGGATCAATATGAATATAAGGTAGAAAAGACAGACCACAACCGACCATGGGGTGGGTTCTTTGTGCTAGATGAAAGTCAAGCTCCTAAATTTATAAAGCAATTCTTCCCAAATTTCAGTTTGGCTGACTTTGAAGGGTTTGATAAGTTAAGCCCGAAAATTCTTGTTGTTGCTCCAGGTAAAAGACTTTCTTGGCAGTATCATCACCGCAGGTCGGAGATATGGAAACTCATTGGTGGTGTGGCTGGGGTAATTATTTCAGACACTGATACCGAAACAGAAATACTTAAACTCCAAATTGACGATGTTATTCAGCTAAAATGTGGTGAAAGACATCGATTGATTGGCACTGAGGCTTATGGAATTGTTGCAGAAATATGGCAACATGAAGATGCTTCTAATCCGTCTGATGAAGATGATATTGTTCGTGTTCAGGACGACTTTGGAAGATAA
- a CDS encoding Small-conductance mechanosensitive channel: MIDLFNQFQDYLWWVFALPAGYVFGKILEKTFFKYLHKFSRKTENEIDDKIIDALAKLAIPMSCILGIWVAYHNSDVLAQFNSEIKKASYIFTIAVLSWSVANLVVEITRIQLEFMGKEVHRSSILSLILKGAIYVVGALFIMQVLEVSIAPALTALGVGGLAVALALQDTLGNLFAGLQMLASKKLKPGDYISLEGGQEGFVEDISWRNTTMRALGNHLIIIPNSTVANTVVKNFILPDSQNSVLVAVGVAYDSDLEFVEKVTIEVAREIQKSVEGAVVDHEPFIRYNEFADSSINFNVILRSGDFTSQYVIKHQFVKALHKRYEKEGIEIPFPIRTVYLKKDKAEE; encoded by the coding sequence ATGATAGACTTATTTAATCAATTCCAAGACTACCTTTGGTGGGTATTTGCTTTACCAGCTGGTTATGTTTTTGGGAAAATTTTAGAAAAAACTTTCTTCAAATACCTTCATAAATTTAGCCGAAAAACTGAAAACGAAATTGATGACAAAATAATTGATGCATTGGCTAAGCTTGCCATTCCTATGAGTTGTATTCTCGGGATTTGGGTAGCTTATCACAATAGCGATGTTTTGGCTCAATTCAATTCGGAGATTAAAAAAGCATCCTATATTTTCACTATTGCGGTTTTAAGTTGGTCCGTAGCCAATTTGGTTGTAGAAATAACTCGAATTCAACTTGAGTTTATGGGTAAGGAAGTACATCGTTCTTCTATACTCAGTCTAATACTCAAGGGTGCTATTTATGTAGTAGGAGCTTTGTTTATAATGCAGGTGCTCGAAGTGTCCATTGCACCAGCACTTACTGCTCTTGGGGTTGGAGGTTTAGCAGTTGCCTTAGCATTACAAGACACGCTTGGTAATTTGTTTGCAGGGTTACAAATGTTGGCGTCCAAAAAGCTAAAGCCAGGAGATTATATATCACTAGAGGGTGGGCAGGAAGGTTTTGTAGAAGATATTTCATGGAGAAATACAACAATGAGAGCCTTAGGTAATCATCTAATCATTATCCCAAACTCAACAGTTGCAAACACAGTTGTTAAAAACTTTATTCTACCCGATTCTCAAAATTCTGTTTTAGTTGCCGTAGGAGTTGCCTATGATAGTGACTTAGAGTTTGTAGAAAAAGTGACAATAGAGGTTGCTAGAGAGATCCAAAAGTCTGTCGAGGGGGCGGTAGTTGATCATGAGCCATTTATCAGGTACAATGAATTCGCTGATAGTAGTATCAACTTTAACGTAATATTAAGAAGCGGTGATTTTACCAGCCAATACGTGATAAAGCATCAGTTTGTGAAGGCACTTCATAAGCGTTACGAAAAAGAAGGTATTGAAATTCCATTCCCAATACGTACGGTTTATTTGAAAAAAGATAAAGCCGAGGAATAA
- a CDS encoding Pimeloyl-ACP methyl ester carboxylesterase, with protein MRFVFAYIFLLFVLGSCSKPTISYRSSETNYHYLEDGEFRLHYISKGNVNNPPLLLIHGAPGTLKDYNNLLVDKALQENYNVIAVDRLGYGLSKRQKHRTLWSIDKQAEGIIKALDSNRSGKEAVIIGRSYGAPIAAKIAALYPSKVRKVIMVSPVIDPSKEKIFWFAYAAKHWLVKQFLNEDVNLATDEKFAHKRELRKLEEDWENIQAEVTVFQGGEDWIADVGNLDYAKRKLGSKKAKYIFLPSAGHMITETHKELVKKEVLN; from the coding sequence ATGCGGTTTGTTTTTGCATACATATTTTTACTCTTCGTTTTAGGCTCATGCTCTAAACCCACAATTTCTTATAGGTCAAGTGAGACTAACTATCATTACCTTGAAGATGGGGAGTTTAGACTCCATTATATCAGTAAAGGAAACGTGAATAATCCTCCATTACTTTTGATACATGGAGCACCTGGCACATTAAAAGATTACAATAACCTTTTAGTAGATAAAGCACTACAGGAAAATTACAATGTAATAGCTGTTGATAGGTTAGGATATGGTTTGTCTAAAAGACAAAAGCATAGAACCTTATGGAGCATAGATAAACAAGCTGAAGGAATCATAAAAGCTTTAGACTCCAACAGGTCTGGAAAAGAAGCCGTGATCATAGGAAGGTCATATGGTGCACCCATTGCCGCCAAGATTGCAGCACTTTATCCAAGCAAAGTAAGAAAGGTAATTATGGTTTCTCCTGTGATTGACCCTAGTAAAGAAAAGATATTTTGGTTTGCATATGCAGCCAAGCATTGGCTTGTCAAGCAGTTTTTAAATGAAGATGTCAATTTGGCTACAGACGAAAAATTCGCTCACAAGCGAGAGCTGCGTAAGCTAGAGGAAGATTGGGAAAATATTCAAGCGGAAGTTACTGTTTTTCAAGGCGGTGAAGACTGGATAGCCGATGTGGGAAATTTGGATTACGCCAAACGAAAGTTGGGGTCCAAAAAAGCCAAGTACATTTTCTTACCTTCGGCGGGTCACATGATAACCGAAACTCATAAAGAATTGGTCAAAAAAGAGGTATTGAATTAA